One window of Entelurus aequoreus isolate RoL-2023_Sb linkage group LG06, RoL_Eaeq_v1.1, whole genome shotgun sequence genomic DNA carries:
- the smad2 gene encoding mothers against decapentaplegic homolog 2 — translation MSSILPFTPPVVKRLLGWKKSTNGPGGAGVGEPNGHEEKWCEKAVKSLVKKLKKTGQLDELEKAITTQNCNTKCVTIPSNCSEIWGLSSPNTIEQWDTSGLYSYSDQTRSLDGRMQVSHRKGLPHVIYCRLWRWPDLHSHHELRAIEACEYAFHLKKDEVCINPYHYQRVETPVLPPVLVPRHSEILTELPPLDDYTHSIPENTNFPAGIEPPNNYIPETPPPGYISEDGEASDQQMNQSMDTGSPAELSPSSTLSPVNHSMDLQPVTYSEPAFWCSIAYYELNQRVGETFHASQPSLTVDGFTDPSNSERFCLGLLSNVNRNATVEMTRRHIGRGVRLYYIGGEVFAECLSDSAIFVQSPNCNQRYGWHPATVCKIPPGCNLKIFNNQEFAALLAQSVNQGFEAVYQLTRMCTIRMSFVKGWGAEYRRQTVTSTPCWIELHLNGPLQWLDKVLTQMGSPSARCSSMS, via the exons ATGTCCTCCATCTTGCCATTTACTCCACCTGTGGTGAAGAGGCTTTTGGGCTGGAAGAAGTCAACCAACGGCCCAGGCGGCGCTGGTGTGGGAGAACCCAACGGCCACGAAGAGAAATGGTGCGAGAAGGCTGTGAAGAGCTTagtaaagaagttgaagaagacAGGCCAGCTCGACGAGCTGGAGAAAGCCATCACCACGCAGAACTGCAACACCAAGTGTGTCACTATTCCCAG CAATTGCTCAGAAATATGGGGACTGAGTTCACCAAACACTATAGAACAATGGGATACATCAGGCCTTTACAGCTACTCTGACCAAACAAG ATCTCTTGATGGCCGCATGCAGGTCTCCCACAGGAAGGGGCTTCCCCATGTTATCTATTGCCGTTTGTGGCGGTGGCCAGACCTTCATAGCCACCATGAACTGCGTGCAATCGAGGCCTGCGAGTATGCCTTTCACCTCAAGAAGGATGAGGTCTGCATCAACCCTTACCATTATCAAAGGGTGGAGACCCCAG TTCTGCCTCCGGTTCTTGTGCCAAGACACTCAGAAATTCTGACAGAGTTGCCGCCTCTAGATGACTACACTCATTCCATACCTGAGAACACAAACTTTCCTGCAGGAATTGAGCCTCCAAATAACTACATACCAG AAACCCCTCCACCAGGCTATATAAGTGAGGATGGGGAGGCCAGCGATCAACAGATGAATCAAAGCATGGATACAG GTTCTCCAGCAGAGCTGTCTCCCAGCAGCACTCTGTCACCTGTCAATCACAGCATGG ATCTGCAACCCGTGACTTACTCGGAACCAGCCTTTTGGTGCTCAATAGCTTACTATGAGCTCAACCAACGCGTCGGCGAGACGTTCCACGCCTCACAGCCTTCATTGACGGTAGACGGGTTTACAGACCCATCGAACTCTGAGCGATTCTGCTTGGGCCTACTGTCGAATGTCAACAGGAATGCCACTGTGGAGATGACTCGGAGGCATATAG GAAGAGGAGTTCGACTCTACTACATAGGTGGGGAAGTGTTTGCTGAGTGTCTGAGTGATAGCGCCATCTTTGTACAGAGTCCAAACTGCAATCAGCGGTATGGATGGCATCCAGCAACAGTGTGTAAAATTCCACCAG GCTGTAATTTAAAAATCTTCAACAATCAGGAATTTGCTGCTCTGCTGGCTCAGTCAGTCAACCAGGGGTTTGAGGCTGTGTACCAACTCACGAGGATGTGCACCATACGAATGAGCTTTGTCAAAGGCTGGGGAGCAGAGTACAG GAGGCAGACTGTTACAAGCACGCCTTGCTGGATCGAGTTGCATTTGAACGGTCCTCTACAGTGGCTAGACAAGGTTCTGACTCAGATGGGTTCCCCTTCTGCACGCTGTTCCAGTATGTCCTAG